Proteins found in one Panicum hallii strain FIL2 chromosome 4, PHallii_v3.1, whole genome shotgun sequence genomic segment:
- the LOC112890421 gene encoding uncharacterized protein LOC112890421 → MDGGSSLNILYVETFDAMGVSRSKLHTSIFPFLGIIPGMRAYPLGNIELPIMFSDCSNFRTETLIFEIVDFEGSYHAILGHPCYAKFMAVPNSTYIKLKMLGPNGVITVSGSFEQAYAYGPKHFELATAIANSVELQKLRRTVAEGALNSNEPTSSSAFRPIEDTKAIGVDPNDLTKTVWIGALLLAK, encoded by the coding sequence ATGGATGGGGGTAGCAGCCTCAACATCCTATATGTTGAGACCTTCGACGCCATGGGCGTCTCGCGGTCCAAGCTCCACACTTCCATCTTCCCCTTCCTTGGGATCATCCCAGGCATGAGGGCGTACCCCTTGGGGAATATAGAGCTGCCCATCATGTTCAGCGACTGCAGCAACTTCCGCACTGAGACCCTGATCTTTGAGATAGTGGATTTTGAGGGGTCGTACCACGCCATCCTCGGGCATCCGTGCtacgccaaattcatggcggtCCCCAATTCCACCTACATCAAGCTAAAGATGCTGGGGCCAAACGGCGTCATCACAGTTAGTGGCTCTTTCGAGCAGGCGTACGCTTATGGTCCCAAGCATTTCGAGCTCGCCACCGCCATCGCCAACTCCGTCGAGCTCCAAAAGCTTCGCCGGACCGTGGCGGAGGGCGCCCTCAACTCCAACGAGCCGACTTCGTCCAGCGCCTTCCGCCCGATCGAGGACACCAAAGCGATCGGCGTCGACCCCAACGACCTGACCAAGACCGTGTGGATCGGGGCCCTGCTTCTGGCCAAATAG